In Pyricularia oryzae 70-15 chromosome 2, whole genome shotgun sequence, one genomic interval encodes:
- a CDS encoding ATP-dependent RNA helicase ROK1, whose amino-acid sequence MDILKVLSRGTKQAPKKPGVPAATLAQANIPSAGVETNPQLYHDNVGPPPKGKKRKRKSRTQDHDQADDAVDDDVELSDFDFFAPKTRRDSDGAGSKTKAADVKKAKKDADEADKARPIELDECKRILRSHRLKYTLLPVQKAAPAKVEKSSAKKKKKKDKGDKVDGAAQAAQGKSDKLPVFPQPLVSFSQLRSAYRISPRLADNLAKGSYKVPTEVQLGALPLLLQPGFALSHEGDGVDDDGKGGDGEALAMLQGASAGVDFLAIAPTGSGKTLSFLLPAINGVLKRRAEKGETGGDSSNDTKHALEAIVVAPTRELASQIANEGRKLAMGTGVRVVLMRKGMRVAAEEDSTEKKSEDQEEDVFESEDEDSLSEDDEEREKSEKPSKKPNKAPITKADILVTTPMLLLNFLSKGTSTTKKRLPRVRSLILDEADVLLDQLFREQTMGIWSACRNPNLRVSFWSATMASNIETHILDNLRAQADDAPAPPLIRLVVGLKDTAVPNISHRLVYTATESGKLLALRQLLHPASFSTTTSSTTTPEDETPLRPPFLVFVQTIERATALHEELKYDIPAAAGGASRVAVLHSSMPESARAAVIRRFRAADVWVLITTDVLARGVDFAGVNGVVNYDVPGSAAAYVHRAGRTGRAGRKGGIAVTFYTKEDIPFVKNVANVIALSERQAGAGESATQKWLLDALPDVSKKDKKELREKGVESRRSVAASKGKARITSKSAWERRKENNRKGAIEGSKRRKIAARDQGDGSDDGGEWGGIDD is encoded by the coding sequence ATGGATATCCTCAAGGTCTTGTCGCGAGGGACCAAGCAGGCGCCAAAAAAGCCAGGCGTCCCTGCAGCAACACTGGCCCAAGCCAACATTCCCTCGGCCGGCGTCGAAACGAACCCACAGCTGTACCACGACAATGTCGGCCCGCCGCCCAAGGGCAAGAAACGGAAGCGAAAGTCGAGGACGCAGGACCATGACCAAGCGGATGACGCCGTAGACGATGATGTCGAGCTGAGCGACTTTGACTTTTTCGCACCGAAAACGCGGAGGGATTCGGACGGTGCAGGCTCTAAGACCAAGGCGGCGGATGTGAAAAAGGCAAAGAAGGACGCGGACGAAGCCGACAAGGCGCGCCCGATCGAGCTGGATGAGTGCAAGAGGATCTTGCGCTCTCACCGTCTCAAGTACACGCTGCTCCCTGTGCAAAAAGCAGCACCGGCAAAGGTCGAAAAGAGCAGcgcgaaaaagaagaagaagaaggacaagggggacaaggtcgacggtgctgcgcaggccgcgcaaGGCAAGAGCGACAAGCTGCCGGTGTTTCCACAGCCTCTGGTGTCTTTCAGTCAGTTGCGGAGCGCATATCGGATATCCCCCAGGCtggccgacaacctggcaaaGGGTAGCTACAAGGTCCCGACCGAGGTGCAGCTGGGTGCCTTACCGCTGCTTCTGCAGCCAGGGTTTGCGCTCTCCCATGAAGGCGACGGTGTAGACGATGATGGCAAAGGTGGGGATGGGGAGGCATTGGCTATGCTGCAGGGGGCTTCAGCGGGTGTCGACTTCTTGGCCATTGCGCCTACTGGCAGCGGGAAAACGTTAAGCTTTCTGCTCCCGGCGATCAACGGAGTGCTCAAGCGAAGGGCAGAAAAGGGGGAGACGGGAGGTGACAGCTCAAACGATACAAAACATGCGCTCGAGGCTATCGTGGTAGCCCCAACGAGGGAGCTTGCTAGTCAAATCGCGAACGAGGGCCGCAAGCTTGCGATGGGGACGGGAGTCAGGGTTGTTCTCATGCGCAAGGGTATGAGGGTTGCTGCTGAGGAGGACAGCACCGAGAAGAAGAGTGAAGATCAGGAGGAAGATGTTTTTGAGAGCGAAGATGAAGACTCGTTGTCAGAAGATGacgaagagagagaaaagtcCGAAAAGCCATCAAAGAAACCCAACAAGGCACCAATCACCAAGGCCGACATACTGGTCACAACTCCAATGCTTCTCCTGAACTTTCTTTCCAAGGGAACATCAACAACGAAGAAAAGACTACCCAGAGTCCGATCGCTGATACTAGACGAGGCCGACGTTCTCTTGGATCAGCTGTTCAGAGAGCAGACGATGGGCATATGGTCAGCTTGCCGTAACCCGAACCTGCGCGTCTCGTTCTGGTCCGCAACCATGGCGTCCAACATCGAGACACATATCCTAGACAACCTCCGGGCCCAAGCTGACGACGCCCCAGCCCCTCCATTGATCAGGCTGGTCGTCGGCCTCAAGGACACTGCCGTTCCCAACATATCCCACCGTCTGGTCTACACGGCCACAGAGTCCGGCAAGCTCCTCGCTCTCCGCCAGCTGCTCCACCCAGCATCCTtctccaccaccacctcgtCAACCACCACACCCGAGGACGAGACGcctctccgaccccccttcTTAGTATTTGTGCAGACCATCGAGCGAGCCACAGCGCTGCACGAGGAGCTCAAGTACGACATACCCGCCGCGGCAGGCGGCGCCTCGCGCGTCGCCGTCTTGCACTCGTCCATGCCCGAGTCAGCCCGCGCCGCCGTCATCCGCCGCTTCCGTGCCGCCGACGTCTGGGTCCTCATCACTACCGACGTTCTCGCCCGCGGCGTCGACTTTGCCGGCGTCAACGGCGTCGTCAACTATGACGTCCccggctccgccgccgcTTACGTCCACCGGGCGGGCCGCACCGGTCGCGCGGGCCGCAAGGGCGGCATCGCTGTCACGTTCTACACCAAGGAGGACATTCCCTTCGTCAAGAACGTCGCCAACGTCATCGCGCTCAGCGAGCGGCAGGCCGGAGCCGGCGAATCGGCCACCCAGAAGTGGCTACTGGACGCGCTGCCTGACGTCTcaaagaaggacaagaaggagtTGCGCGAAAAGGGCGTCGAGTCACGCCGTAGTGTGGCCGCCTCCAAGGGCAAGGCTCGCATCACCTCCAAGAGCGCCTGGGAGAGGCGCAAGGAGAACAACCGGAAGGGTGCCATCGAGGGCAGCAAGAGGAGGAAAATTGCCGCGAGGGATCAGGGTGATGGCAGTGATGATGGCGGGGAGTGGGGTGGGATCGATGATTGA
- a CDS encoding DNA repair protein RAD50 has translation MSKIEKLGVRGIRSFGPTNAQFVTFNTPLTLIVGENGSGKTTIIECLKYATTGEQPPNSKGGAFLHDPKLAGESVIKAQVKLSFYSTIGQQLVVTRSLQVTQAKKKLNVKTIDGTLRVETNGEHVSLSKKNAELDEMVPEKMGVPAAILENVIFCHQDDSLWPLSEPSVLKKKFDELFEAIKYTKAIDNLKLLRKKHGEQLRIFKNLEETSKQDKEKGERYGKAIKVLEAEIAELEKKYKTTLDKMDKYRKEEATKRQEANSFFGIVTDLQNKKVLYEERKQMADELLETIERMSDSEEELEAALSQYADKVKQMKDDATGKTAKYTELKGDLGALRKSLQDKLADRGKHVADKEHHDRQVSARLSMVKEAAQQHGIRGFDGDLTEAQVKSFENRVQKLLDEKKREVAVYDQELEKLKTSHGKAVADLTARRESLNRARDSAQKRISDIDLRLKGLQRSVGDLHVDDGAKAVLDSNSTQLETELREAYNALQQSELDDEINEANDNLGRLQGEASRLNNELVQCTHLASERAQLDLRRKEAENQNVYLKSVMATWGDKLAALAGGPVEPETIGKVYQQILDQQSAAVSAKKSLVDEAQQEIRQLDYKVSSAREEVTKTTKDTERAEKAVCDALMQSKDEDDDVHPVHTYLDRLASLQESLSVAETDLHLFDALAEYYEKAKKKMERDNKCTLCERSFGDSDKFFKSKLVQKIVKNLDQTQKEVVNADIQRLRKQVDILRAVRTNYDTYQRTKAQLPPLEEKLQDLESEKEAMIRKQETLDKEMSALEDKRLDTESMGKAVRSITDAVAKIADSEKQIERLASQQSSSGNIRSAHEIQEAQVKNSEQTRALSLQLNKLVADRQRKKDLISQLELNKSELQRKLSEFNQKVERKNDLIKQIESLKTERDQMQETKDEGAKELEDLEQNLFKAESIRDEEVGRAREKLQKATEQKNLVAETVGKLKSLSSDIQDYLDRGGPGLAAANDRTIKNLEQSLERMESDITKLTAEINNLRQEADNSDRKKKNIQDNLAYNRTLRIVDKLEKEIEALEDRNAQEDWERLDGEANMLKMKFDDLSGKSHVLKGTLETKKAEQASRVAEYQQDYSDARLKFREAHIKVETTKAAIEDMGSYSAALEKAIMSYHSLKMEEVNRIADELWRSTYQGTDIDTILIRSEVETSATASTTRRTYNYRLCMVKQDTEMDMRGRCSAGQKVLASIIIRLALAESFGVSCGLIALDEPTTNLDEANIRSLAVSLHNIIQARQAQSNFQLIVITHDEAFLRAMQCSDFCDTFYRVRRDEMQRSTISRENISVLMD, from the exons ATGT CCAAAATCGAGAAGCTGGGAGTTAGAGG AATCCGATCCTTTGGCCCTACCAATGCGCAATTTGTCACCTTTAATACACCTCTCACACTTATCGTTGGTGAAAATGGATCAGGCAAGACAACCATCATTGAATGCCTCAAGTATGCCACAACCGGCGAGCAGCCGCCAAACAGCAAGGGCGGTGCATTTTTGCATGATCCTAAG CTGGCTGGCGAATCCGTAATCAAGGCCCAGGTCAAGCTATCCTTCTACTCTACAATAGGCCAACAGCTCGTGGTAACCCGGAGCTTGCAGGTAACCCAGGCAAAGAAGAAGCTAAACGTCAAAACAATCGACGGCACTCTGCGAGTTGAGACAAATGGCGAACATGTCAGCCTGTCCAAGAAAAACGCCGAACTGGACGAGATGGTACCTGAGAAGATGGGTGTGCCAGCAGCAATCCTCGAGAACGTGATCTTCTGCCATCAAGACGACTCATTATGGCCCCTTAGCGAGCCCTCGGTCCTCAAAAAGAAGTTTGATGAGCTTTTCGAGGCAATAAAGTACACCAAGGCGATAGATAATTTGAAGCTATTGCGGAAAAAACACGGCGAGCAGCTTCGAATTTTCAAAAACCTAGAAGAAACCTCGAAGCAAGACAAGGAGAAGGGCGAGCGATACGGAAAAGCGATCAAGGTCCTTGAGGCCGAGATTGCAGAACTGGAAAAGAAGTACAAGACGACGTTGGATAAGATGGACAAATACCGCAAAGAAGAGGCGACAAAGCGACAGGAGGCAAACAGCTTCTTCGGCATCGTGACCGAtctacaaaacaaaaaggttcTCTATGAGGAGCGAAAGCAAATGGCCGATGAGCTATTGGAAACCATAGAGCGAATGTCTGATTCCGAAGAAGAACTTGAAGCAGCACTTTCTCAGTATGCAGACAAGGTCAAGCAGATGAAGGATGATGCGACTGGAAAGACGGCAAAGTATACGGAACTAAAAGGAGATCTTGGGGCACTGCGAAAATCTTTGCAGGACAAGCTTGCAGATCGTGGAAAGCATGTCGCTGATAAGGAGCATCATGACCGTCAAGTATCGGCTCGGCTCAGCATGGTCAAGGAGGCTGCTCAGCAACACGGCATCCGGGGGTTTGATGGAGATTTGACAGAGGCTCAGGTGAAAAGCTTTGAGAACCGTGTCCAGAAGCTTCTCGACGAGAAAAAGCGCGAAGTAGCGGTATATGACCAGGAGCTTGAGAAACTCAAGACCTCACATGGAAAGGCCGTTGCTGATCTCACTGCTCGTCGGGAATCTCTGAACAGAGCGCGCGATTCAGCCCAGAAGCGAATCTCTGACATTGACTTGCGCCTCAAGGGCCTGCAACGTTCTGTTGGCGATCTACATGTAGATGATGGAGCGAAAGCTGTTTTAGATTCTAACTCAACACAGCTGGAAACCGAGCTTCGCGAGGCATACAACGCCCTGCAGCAATCGGAGCTGGATGACGAGATCAATGAGGCGAATGACAATTTGGGCCGACTCCAGGGCGAGGCCTCGCGACTGAACAACGAGCTTGTACAGTGCACTCACTTGGCATCCGAGCGAGCTCAGCTTGACCTCCGCAGGAAAGAAGCAGAAAACCAAAACGTTTATCTAAAATCAGTCATGGCGACGTGGGGCGACAAGTTAGCCGCTTTAGCAGGAGGTCCTGTCGAGCCTGAAACCATCGGCAAAGTCTATCAACAAATTCTAGACCAGCAGAGCGCCGCTGTTTCTGCCAAGAAAAGCCTCGTGGACGAGGCCCAGCAAGAGATCCGCCAGCTCGATTACAAGGTATCCTCCGCTCGTGAAGAGGTCACAAAGACTACCAAGGACACAGAGCGTGCTGAGAAGGCGGTTTGCGATGCCTTGATGCAGTCTAAGGATGAAGACGATGACGTTCACCCGGTCCATACCTACCTTGATCGACTGGCTTCCTTGCAAGAGAGCCTGAGTGTCGCGGAGACCGATTTGCATTTGTTTGATGCGCTGGCGGAGTATTACGaaaaggcaaaaaagaaGATGGAGCGCGATAACAAATGCACCCTATGCGAGCGTTCGTTTGGAGATTCTGACAAGTTCTTCAAATCAAAGTTGGTTCAAAAAATTGTCAAGAACCTGGACCAGACCCAAAAGGAAGTTGTTAACGCCGATATCCAGCGCTTGAGGAAACAAGTGGACATCCTAAGGGCAGTGCGTACGAATTATGACACTTACCAGAGGACAAAGGCACAGCTCCCACCCCTGGAGGAGAAGCTCCAGGATTTGGAGAGTGAAAAAGAAGCCATGATCAGAAAGCAAGAAACTTTGGATAAAGAGATGAGCGCCCTGGAAGACAAGCGTCTTGATACCGAATCTATGGGGAAGGCAGTCCGTAGCATCACGGATGCCGTGGCAAAAATTGCCGATTCCGAAAAGCAGATCGAGAGGTTGGCATCTCAGCAGAGCTCCAGTGGCAACATCCGCAGTGCACATGAGATCCAGGAAGCTCAAGTGAAGAACTCGGAACAGACGAGAGCTTTAAGCCTCCAGTTGAATAAGCTTGTGGCGGATCGTCAAAGGAAgaaagatttaatttcccagCTGGAGCTGAACAAGAGTGAGCTGCAGCGCAAATTGTCCGAGTTCAACCAGAAGGTTGAGCGAAAGAACGATCTCATCAAGCAGATAGAGTCTCTGAAGACCGAAAGAGACCAAATGCAGGAAACCAAGGACGAAGGCGCCAAGGAGCTGGAAGATCTAGAACAAAACTTGTTCAAAGCAGAATCGATCCGCGACGAGGAGGTTGGTCGCGCTCGAGAGAAACTCCAGAAGGCTACAGAGCAGAAGAACCTGGTTGCAGAAACCGTGGGAAAACTGAAGTCTTTGAGCAGCGATATTCAAGACTACCTGGACAGAGGAGGACCCGGTCTGGCTGCTGCCAACGACCGTACAATCAAGAACCTTGAGCAGTCGCTTGAAAGGATGGAGAGTGACATTACGAAGCTTACAGCCGAGATAAATAATCTACGGCAAGAAGCTGACAATAGCGAtcgcaaaaagaagaatatTCAGGACAATCTGGCTTATAACCGGACTCTGAGGATCGTCGACAAGCTAGAGAAGGAGATTGAAGCTTTGGAGGACCGAAACGCACAAGAGGATTGGGAACGTCTTGATGGCGAGGCCAATATGCTCAAGATGAAATTCGACGATCTCTCTGGCAAATCTCATGTGCTCAAGGGTACTCTCGAGACCAAGAAAGCAGAGCAAGCCAGTCGAGTGGCCGAGTATCAGCAAGACTACAGCGATGCACGGCTCAAGTTTCGCGAGGCTCACATCAAGGTGGAGACGACCAAGGCAGCCATTGAGGACATGGGAAGCTACAGCGCCGCTCTAGAGAAGGCTATCATGTCTTACCACAGCCTCAAGATGGAGGAGGTGAACCGCATTGCAGACGAGCTGTGGCGGTCGACATACCAGGGTACTGATATTGACACCATTCTCATTCGGTCCGAGGTCGAAACGTCGGCCACTGCCTCCACGACACGCCGGACCTACAACTACCGCCTCTGCATGGTGAAGCAAGACACGGAAATGGACATGCGTGGCCGCTGTTCGGCAGGTCAAAAGGTCCTGGCAAGCATCATCATCCGCCTGGCGCTGGCCGAGTCGTTTGGCGTCAGCTGTGGCCTGATCGCCCTGGACGAGCCAACGACAAATCTCGACGAGGCCAACATTCGCAGCCTCGCCGTGTCGCTGCACAACATCATCCAGGCACGCCAGGCACAGTCAAATTTTCAGCTCATCGTAATCACGCACGACGAGGCCTTTCTCCGCGCGATGCAGTGCTCCGATTTCTGCGACACCTTTTACCGTGTCAGGAGAGATGAGATGCAGCGGAGTACTATTTCTCGCGAGAATATCTCAGTCTTGATGGATTGA
- a CDS encoding white collar 2, protein MAHRHQQQPSGSLFGFVSPMDMQSSQPPVSQDNSAMSLVDPSMLSHFDTPMQMSLEGDSNVLMAAQQPFQRPIASNFPTSGSPSASISSMSQNAPGLAARPQARPGQISNPLLQNHHQAADSGFSLPSPDEHASPMSGALTVASKQNYGGMPPPPQPSLQQQSGAHGPPGSIVTEYTKRRDWAARTAEELADLQQILDQDGRIKYVSPSVTALTGYTKDEILDVLLQDLIHPDDVGVYLSEMHDAAATGGSLRIYYRLKKKDGTYGVFESTGHAHIATARFSTNPNNQSHFRQAVFLMSRPYPTKNAELLDSFLEHKIENERLRRRIAELRKEEYEDGGEDAQRNWPDGRSEMTSEDATVSVSTGTTPRHAQQQVRHSSFGDVKGVGGVLPTDGKLGNAVSGILNSALTRENLEDSTARNRQDSIKDKMMRYEGHSHAETIEMLTGLRYKEGERTHGFTSRDSNPTLTKGDAGIAIPIDRDPRVGADKKKKVKVAEEYVCTDCGTLDSPEWRKGPSGPKTLCNACGLRWAKKEKKRNPKTGSGSGSTPAAVRLVEQ, encoded by the exons ATGGCTCAccggcaccagcagcagccctcGGGCAGTTTGTTTGGCTTTGTGAGCCCTATGGATATGCAAAGTTCCCAACCGCCAGTATCGCAG GATAACAGCGCGATGAGTCTCGTCGACCCCTCAATGCTCTCACACTTCGACACACCCATGCAGATGTCGCTCGAAGGCGACAGCAACGTCTTAATGGCCGCGCAACAACCCTTTCAACGCCCCATCGCTTCCAATTTTCCAACTTCAGGCTCCCCGTCCGCATCTATATCATCAATGTCGCAAAATGCGCCAGGCTTGGCAGCACGACCCCAGGCGCGACCTGGCCAAATCAGCAATCCGTTGCTTCAAAACCACCACCAAGCAGCAGATTCGGGGTTTTCGCTGCCCAGTCCAGACGAACACGCATCGCCCATGTCTGGGGCTCTGACAGTCGCGTCAAAACAGAATTATGGCGGCATGCCACCACCTCCACAGCCTTCATTGCAACAGCAATCGGGTGCGCATGGTCCGCCAGGGAGCATCGTGACCGAGTACACCAAGAGGCGAGATTGGGCCGCGCGAACCGCTGAGGAGCTCGCGGACCTTCAACAAATCCTGGATCAGGACGGCCGCATCAAGTATGTGTCACCAAGTGTGACAGCGCTTACAGGCTATACAAAGGACGAGATATTAGATGTATTACTACAGGATCTGATCCACCCAGATGATGTCGGGGTGTATCTATCCGAGATGCATGATGCAGCGGCGACTGGCGGAAGCCTGCGCATTTACTACCGACTCAAGAAGAAAGACGGTACTTATGGGGTTTTCGAGTCAACTGGTCATGCTCATATCGCAACTGCTCGGTTCTCGACAAACCCAAATAACCAATCACATTTCCGCCAGGCCGTTTTCCTTATGTCGAGACCCTACCCAACGAAGAACGCCGAACTACTAGACTCATTCTTGGAGCACAAAATTGAGAACGAGCGCTTGCGTCGTAGGATAGCAGAGCTCCGAAAGGAGGAATATGAAGACGGGGGCGAGGATGCGCAGAGGAACTGGCCTGACGGTCGGTCAGAGATGACATCCGAGGATGCAACAGTATCTGTCTCCACGGGCACGACGCCACGGCATGCACAGCAGCAGGTTCGCCACAGCAGTTTCGGCGATGTCAAGGGTGTGGGCGGCGTACTTCCCACGGATGGCAAACTTGGCAACGCGGTCTCTGGTATACTGAACAGTGCATTAACACGCGAGAACCTCGAAGATTCGACCGCACGCAACCGACAAGACTCTATCAAAGACAAAATGATGCGCTATGAGGGACACTCACACGCCGAGACGATTGAGATGTTGACCGGACTGCGTTATAAAGAAGGGGAACGGACCCACGGCTTCACATCACGTGACAGCAACCCGACATTGACCAAAGGAGATGCGGGGATTGCAATACCTATCGATCGGGATCCCAGGGTGGGAgctgacaagaagaaaaaagtcaaaGTGGCCGAGGAATACGTTTGTACGGACTGTG GTACACTTGACTCTCCCGAATGGCGAAAGGGGCCCAGCGGACCAAAAACGCTTTGCAATGCATGCGGACTTCGCTGGGCcaaaaaggagaagaagcggAACCCGAAAACAgggagcggcagcgggtcaACACCTGCCGCTGTAAGGCTCGTGGAGCAATAA
- a CDS encoding sporulation protein RMD5 encodes MSKTGVAIPQLQKDLEGMEDKPRLSLAVDNIDRLIAKLTEAREAVATASDPHTASLTLTRLQNPVKEVIDRANDDLKKVYQVQKDLGKSLDKSFPVVKIATDHDALDGKSDLMNKAIAMHLMREGQFSVASTFIGESQRDLHVASSTPQAFHGKTRDVQDSNTMAVDSDGDTDQQSQSSSKVPSQPNASSEVIGSSRLQQQFEVMYRILQELKQHNVEPAIEWALENSSELEARGSNLEFELCRLQYVHLFETPGRGPPAAFEYARTQMWRFRERHLAEITRLAGALIYAPNLADSPYATLFDSPTAFLDAASSFTREFCSLLGLSAESPLYVAATAGAIALPRLVKWQSIAQGAEWTTTNELAFETPLPRSFMYHSIFVCPVSKEQTTAANPPVILPCGHVLARDSLTNIAKGTRFKCPYCPSEGQVKDARVIVL; translated from the exons ATGTCTAAAACGGGGGTGGCAATCCCCCAGCTCCAAAAGGACCTGGAGGGCATGGAAGACAAGCCGCGTCTGTCGTTGGCCGTAGACAACATCGATAGGCTTATCGCCAAGCTGACAGAAGCTAGGGAAGCAGTAGCAACAG CAAGCGATCCGCATACAGCGTCTCTGACCCTCACGAGGCTGCAGAATCCCGTCAAGGAGGTTATTGACCGGGCCAACGATGACTTGAAGAAAGTTTACCAGGTTCAAAAGGACTTGGGGAAGTCGTTGGACAAG TCATTTCCTGTCGTGAAAATTGCTACGGATCACGATGCGTTGGACGGAAAGTCTGATCTCATGAACAAGGCAATCGCAATGCATCTAATGAGGGAGGGACAATTCTCAGTGGCAAGCACTTTTATTGGTGAATCACAACGCGACCTGCATGTCGCAAGCTCGACACCGCAAGCTTTCCACGGCAAAACTAGAGATGTACAGGACTCAAACACAATGGCGGTAGACTCGGATGGCGATACAGACCAGCAATCAcagagcagcagcaaagTTCCCAGTCAGCCGAACGCGAGCAGCGAGGTCATTGGGTCGTCGCGGCTCCAGCAACAATTTGAAGTCATGTACCGCATTCTACAGGAGCTCAAGCAGCACAACGTGGAACCCGCGATCGAATGGGCCCTGGAAAACTCTTCGGAGCTGGAAGCACGCGGTTCAAACCTGGAATTCGAGCTGTGTAGGCTACAGTACGTTCATCTGTTTGAGACACCCGGGAGGGGTCCACCCGCAGCATTCGAGTACGCCCGTACGCAGATGTGGCGGTTCAGGGAACGCCACCTCGCCGAAATAACGCGCCTGGCGGGCGCGCTGATATACGCCCCGAACCTGGCCGATTCGCCATATGCCACACTTTTCGACTCGCCAACCGCCTTCCTGGATGCGGCCTCGTCCTTTACACGCGAGTTCTGCTCCTTGCTTGGCTTGTCTGCCGAATCGCCTCTTTATGTGGCGGCAACAGCTGGTGCCATTGCCCTCCCGCGTCTCGTGAAGTGGCAGTCGATCGCCCAGGGCGCAGAGTGGACCACGACCAACGAGCTCGCTTTCGAGACGCCACTACCGCGCTCCTTTATGTACCACTCCATCTTTGTCTGCCCCGTGTCAAAGGAGCAGACGACGGCCGCCAACCCGCCTGTCATTCTCCCCTGCGGCCACGTCCTTGCAAGGGACAGCTTGACGAACATAGCGAAGGGTACGCGGTTTAAGTGTCCCTATTGTCCCTCTGAGGGGCAGGTCAAGGACGCACGGGTTATAGTCTTATAG